In the Campylobacter concisus genome, CTCTTTTTGAGCTAGTTTTGTAAAAACCGCCTCGATAGTCGCAAGTGGCAAATATGAACTCATCGCACCAAATCTACTCTGAGCCGCCTGATGTGTGTAAGTGCCTTCAGGCCCTAGATAGACGATCTTTTGAGGCATTTCTAAATTTCTACTTACAGCAAAAATTTCAAGATAAATGGCTTCAATAGCAGCTTTATTTAAGGCTTTATCTTTGCTAAGACTAGTTAGTCGGTTTATGATAGCTCGCTCACGCTCAGGACGATATATAGGCGTTCCACTAGTTTGTTTTAGCTTGCCGATTTGCTCAACTAAAATCATCCTTTCATTTAGTTTATTTAAGATGAGATCATCGATCGCATCGATCTCTTTTCTAAGCTCATTTAGCTCTTGCATCAGCGCTCTCCAAAAATTCTCTCTCAAGTGCCACGACATCTTCAAAGCTCTCACGTCTTCTTATCAGCCTATCTTTGCCATCAAGCACGCAAACTTCAGCGGCTCTGTTTCTTGTGTTGTAGTTTGAGCTCATACTAAAACCATAAGCTCCAGCACCTTTTACCACGATAATATCTCCGCTCTCAGACTCTGGCAACTCTATATCTTTTGCTAAAAAGTCACCACTTTCACAAACTGGACCAACCACGTCGCAAACACCTAAATTTTTATCTTTTCCGCAAACAAAAATTTCATGATGAGCACCATAAAGGCTTGGTCTAATAAGATCATTCATCGCGCCATCAGTGATGACAAATCTCTTTTTGCCGTTAAATTTTTCATATAAAACGCTTGCGACAAAGTAGCCAGCATTACCCACAATAAAGCGTCCTGGCTCGCATACGATAGTCACATCTTGACCCTTTAGTGCAGCTAAAATTCCTTGAGCATAGTCATATAAATTTATCTCTTTTTCGTCGTTATAGATGATGCCAAGTCCGCCACCAACATCGAAAAATTTGATATCTATCTCAAGTGCTCTTAGCTCTCTTAAAAGCTCACTAACGATATTTGCAGCATCAATTATCGGGCTAAGTGATGTTAGCTGAGATCCGATGTGAAAGTGTATGCCAGTTGGCTCAAGAGAGTCTGAAGCTTTAGCGTGGATGTACATTCTTTTAGCTGTTTCGGCATCAACGCCAAATTTATTTTCATTTAGCCCTGTCGAGATATATGGGTGAGTTTTTGCATCGACACCT is a window encoding:
- the lysA gene encoding diaminopimelate decarboxylase — protein: MDFKELANRYKTPLYVYDFNYIKNRYEALKNAFFARKSLICYAVKANSNLSVLKFLADLGAGFDCVSIGEVKRALLAGAKRYQIIFSGVGKSDDELKEALKNEILLINVESFAELLRLEKIAKGLNLKARISIRVNPGVDAKTHPYISTGLNENKFGVDAETAKRMYIHAKASDSLEPTGIHFHIGSQLTSLSPIIDAANIVSELLRELRALEIDIKFFDVGGGLGIIYNDEKEINLYDYAQGILAALKGQDVTIVCEPGRFIVGNAGYFVASVLYEKFNGKKRFVITDGAMNDLIRPSLYGAHHEIFVCGKDKNLGVCDVVGPVCESGDFLAKDIELPESESGDIIVVKGAGAYGFSMSSNYNTRNRAAEVCVLDGKDRLIRRRESFEDVVALEREFLESADARAK